A single region of the Xiphophorus maculatus strain JP 163 A chromosome 3, X_maculatus-5.0-male, whole genome shotgun sequence genome encodes:
- the ptpn3 gene encoding tyrosine-protein phosphatase non-receptor type 3: MPKPDLLCLVQLLDGTIETFRVSKQDEGLVLLDLVFNHLGLQEKQLFSLQIRESSTAIASITANTLSPRWVEPEKPFKKQIKGLASPFYLTFRVRFFISDPNSLQHEQTRHLYFLQIRSDIREGRLQCPLSAAVVLASYAVQSEMGDHCPSRQPGYLSKCHFIPEQDEDFLSKVEDLHPQHKGLKQSEAELCFLNTARTLELYGVELHAATDTNNTPLMVGLASSGVAMFCNMICSSFFPWGNIIKISYKRRRFIVHLKRKHGETQDCEVSLNLPCPKTCKNLWRSCVDHHSFFSSSRTAKSPKYNNSTVKGYKQLITQHLGLSNSKTEEGPVCQKVVGGMVWNPVLRRSISSEHLETKSLPSRSPPSTPNWRSPRVRHEIRKPRPSSVELSTDLKDMSEGEDVFYTYRASVGSSKDSEGDASPHHFSGPNSQGSGEGLVQTEDSIGEEDSPFHNNKDALGDGDLMLICITPDHEGKFGFNVKGGVDQKMPLSISHVKPDSPAGRSEPRLQEGDLVLLINGRDISEHTHDQVVMYIRASRESHSRQLALLIRRKGSGRVMPQLQLSFAALSLTIPAQENKPQSPGQLERVTTLEESMKQLERGIQSGTLSFHFENLYKRKPGLSLSCARQPENQEKNRYRDVLPYDDTRVVLLLGKEDYINASHITVAPPESGVCLRYIAAQGPLPQTCTHFWQTVWEQQTHTIIMLTTLTERGRTKCHQYWPHPPEVKDYGHLSVKCHSEECNLAYVTRQFTLRHKKLAEEFSVTHLQYVAWPDHGVPDDPSDFLLFISSVRERRKATEPLMVHCSAGIGRTGVLITMETALGLIDAGRPIFPLDIVKTLRDQRAMMVQTTCQFQFVCEAVLRVYKEKEEKSKAP; this comes from the exons AAGCAGGATGAAGgcttggttctgttggacctggTATTCAACCACCTGGGCCTGCAGGAGAAGCAGCTCTTCAGTCTTCAGATCAGAGAGTCGAGCACCGCCATCGCCTCCATCACAGCCAACACGCTGTCTCCT cGATGGGTAGAGCCAGAGAAGCCCTTCAAGAAGCAGATAAAAG GTCTTGCCTCCCCCTTTTATCTGACCTTCAGAGTGCGGTTCTTCATCTCTGATCCCAACTCTCTGCAGCATGAGCAGACCAG GCACCTGTACTTCCTCCAGATCAGGAGCGACATCAGGGAAGGACG GTTGCAGTGCCCGCTGAGTGCAGCTGTAGTGCTGGCTTCTTATGCTGTGCAGT CGGAGATGGGGGATCACTGTCCATCCAGACAGCCGGGGTACCTCTCAAAATGCCACTTCATTCCCGAACAGGATGAAGACTTTTTGTCTAAAGTGGAAGACCTGCATCCGCAGCACAA GGGGCTTAAGCAGAGCGAGGCGGAGCTGTGTTTTCTCAACACTGCACGGACGCTGGAGCTGTATGGAGTGGAGCTGCATGCTGCCACA GACACCAACAATACGCCTCTAATGGTGGGTTTGGCCTCCAGTGGTGTTGCAATGTTCTGCAATATGATTTGCTCCAGTTTCTTCCCCTG GGGGAACATCATCAAGATATCTTATAAGAGGAGACGCTTCATTGTTCACCTAAAACGTAAACAT GGGGAAACCCAAGACTGTGAGGTGTCTCTAAACCTGCCCTGCCCCAAGACGTGTAAGAACTTATGGCGGTCCTGTGTGGATCACCACTCCTTCTTCTCATCCAGCCGGACTGCCAAGAGCCCCAAATACAACAACAGCACAGTTAAGGGCTACAAGCAGCTCATAACGCAGCACCTGGGCCTGAGCAACAGTAAAACTGAGGA AGGTCCAGTGTGCCAGAAGGTCGTAGGGGGGATGGTGTGGAACCCGGTTCTGCGGAGGTCTATTTCGTCAGAGCATCTCGAGACCAAGAGTCTGCCCTCCAGATCGCCGCCATCAACCCCCAACTG GAGAAGTCCCCGAGTTCGCCATGAGATCAGAAAGCCTCGTCCGTCATCGGTGGAGCTCAGCACGGACCTGAAAGACATGTCAGAGGGGGAGGATGTCTTCTACACGTACAGGGCCTCTGTGGGCAGCAGCAAGGACAGCGAAGGAGACGCATCGCCTCATCA CTTTTCTGGTCCTAACAGTCAAGGATCTGGTGAGGGTTTGGTGCAGACTGAAGACAGCATCGGGGAAGAAGACAGCCCGTTCCACAACaacaag GATGCTCTTGGTGATGGCGACCTGATGCTGATATGCATCACTCCAGACCACGAGGGGAAATTTGGCTTTAATGTGAAA GGAGGAGTGGATCAGAAGATGCCTCTGTCCATATCTCACGTTAAACCGGACTCCCCG gCCGGTCGATCTGAACCCAGACTGCAGGAGGGCGATCTGGTCCTGCTCATCAACGGTCGGGACATTTCCGAACACACACACGACCAGGTCGTCATGTACATCCGAGCCAGCCGAGAGTCGCACTCCAGGCAGCTGGCTCTGCTCATAAGACGTAAAG GTTCGGGCCGGGTCATGCCTCAGCTGCAACTGTCTTTCGCCGCCCTCTCGCTCACCATCCCAGCACAGGAAAACAAGCCTCAGTCCCCGGGTCAGCTGGAGCGGGTCACCACGTTGGAGGAATCCATGAAGCAGCTAGAGAGAGGGATACAGTCTGGCACGCTGTCCTTCCATTTTGAG AATTTATACAAGAGGAAGCCTGGTCTGTCCCTAAGCTGTGCACGGCAACCTGAGAACCAGGAAAAGAACCGCTACAGAGACGTCTTGCCTT ACGACGACACCCGAgtggtgctgctgctggggaAGGAAGACTACATCAATGCCAGCCACATCACG GTGGCACCCCCTGAGTCTGGAGTGTGTTTACGTTACATTGCAGCTCAAGGTCCACTTCCACAGACCTGCACTCACTTTTGGCAAACTGTATGGGAGCAACAGACGCACACCATCATCATGCTTACAACTCTAACAGAGAGGGGACGG ACCAAGTGCCACCAGTACTGGCCGCATCCGCCGGAGGTGAAGGATTACGGCCACTTGTCGGTGAAGTGTCACTCAGAGGAGTGCAACCTGGCGTACGTGACGAGGCAGTTCACTCTGAGGCACAAAAAG TTAGCAGAAGAGTTTTCAGTCACACACCTGCAGTACGTCGCGTGGCCGGACCACGGCGTACCCGACGACCCCTCGGACTTCCTGCTCTTCATCAGCTCGGTGAGGGAGAGGAGGAAAGCCACAGAGCCGCTGATGGTACACTGCAG TGCTGGGATTGGGCGGACAGGTGTCCTGATCACCATGGAGACGGCGCTGGGCCTCATAGACGCGGGTCGGCCAATTTTTCCGCTGGACATTGTGAAAACACTAAGAGACCAGCGAGCCATGATGGTTCAGACCACG